The proteins below come from a single Chitinophaga pinensis DSM 2588 genomic window:
- a CDS encoding nuclear transport factor 2 family protein, producing MENQAKQIVTQFLTAVQQGDNQTLAALLDPAVEWEQPGENRFSGFKKDINEVFQMVGGMFAHTNNTLSLTKIKDIAVSGNSVACLIQWTAEGAAGDRLDVDNIDVYTVTAGKIVKAKIYSSDLEQEDRFWGK from the coding sequence AGCAGTACAGCAGGGAGACAATCAGACACTGGCAGCTTTACTCGATCCAGCCGTAGAATGGGAACAACCTGGTGAAAACCGCTTTTCCGGCTTTAAAAAGGATATTAATGAGGTATTCCAGATGGTAGGTGGCATGTTTGCCCATACCAATAATACCCTCTCACTGACAAAGATCAAGGATATCGCGGTCAGCGGCAACAGCGTGGCCTGCCTTATCCAATGGACAGCCGAAGGGGCAGCAGGAGACAGACTCGATGTGGATAACATTGACGTTTATACCGTTACAGCGGGCAAGATTGTCAAGGCAAAGATCTATTCCAGTGACCTGGAACAGGAGGACCGTTTCTGGGGGAAATAA